The Triticum aestivum cultivar Chinese Spring chromosome 3A, IWGSC CS RefSeq v2.1, whole genome shotgun sequence genome includes a region encoding these proteins:
- the LOC123062440 gene encoding WRKY DNA-binding transcription factor 70 translates to MQTQSRLIMNPNGGVAGYEPAAADEQHEAVLRELTHGHQLTAHLQAEALRALRGQGQAEATATFILQEVSRAFSVCINIMGGSSPAATPTTPPPDAAAVVASGAASGRRARDDGVPRKVTVTSSPYSDGYQWRKYGQKRIMRTSFPRCYYRCCYHRERSCPATKLVQQQPPQQRGDGEQTMYTVTYVHEHTCHNMAPPEPEAAARSSTPDPLGFSSGLQPRQQQWGGAGLDRGSKDELERQALVSSLACVLQGHHQSYPGSGAGTPDGSPSQARAGDCPSASGLSLDASDDVGLDVTDYGVTDALYFAASSSYGPGGDGMIP, encoded by the exons ATGCAGACGCAGTCCCGTCTCATCATGAACCCCaacggcggcgtcgccggctacGAGCCCGCGGCGGCCGACGAGCAGCACGAGGCGGTGCTGAGGGAGCTGACGCACGGGCACCAGCTGACGGcgcacctgcaggcggaggcgcTGCGGGCGCTGCGCGGGCAGGGCCAGGCCGAGGCCACCGCCACATTCATCCTGCAGGAGGTGTCCCGCGCCTTCTCCGTCTGCATCAACATCATGGGCGGCTCCTCCCCGGCCGCGACCCCGACCACGCCGCCACCGGACGCGGCGGCCGTCGTTGCCAGCGGCGCCGCGAGCGGGCGCCGTGCTAGAGATGACGGCGTCCCGAGAAA AGTAACAGTGACTTCCTCGCCGTACTCGGACGGGTACCAATGGAGGAAATACGGCCAGAAGAGGATCATGAGGACAAGCTTCCCAAG GTGCTACTACCGATGCTGCTACCACCGCGAGCGCAGCTGCCCGGCCACGAAGCTGGtgcagcagcagccgccgcagcagcgcggcgacggcgagcagACGATGTACACCGTCACCTACGTCCACGAGCACACGTGCCACAACAtggcgccgcccgagcccgagGCGGCGGCACGTAGCTCCACGCCCGACCCGCTAGGCTTCTCTTCCGGGCTGCAACCGAGGCAGCAGCAGTGGGGCGGCGCCGGCCTGGACCGCGGCTCCAAGGACGAGCTCGAGCGGCAGGCGCTCGTGTCGTCCCTCGCCTGCGTGCTGCAGGGCCACCACCAGAGCTACCCCGGGTCCGGGGCCGGCACGCCGGACGGATCGCCCTCGCAGGCCCGCGCCGGCGACTGCCCGTCCGCGTCCGGTCTCTCGCTCGATGCGTCCGACGACGTGGGGCTGGACGTCACGGACTACGGCGTGACGGACGCGCTGTATTTCGCTGCGTCCTCGTCGTATGGGCCAGGCGGCGACGGCATGATTCCTTGA